From the Catenulispora sp. EB89 genome, the window TCAGGAAGCCCAGGACGTCGGTGAACCATAGGCGCACGAAGCGGATGTCCCGCTCTTCGAGGGTGCGGAGTACGAACTCCTGCTGACGTTCCATGAGCACAGTATGAACGAGGTGAGTTTCCATGTGATTACGGCGCTAAGAAGTCCCGCGCGCGAGGACGGTTCGTGGCCATGCGATAACGGAAGGAGCGCAGCGGCCAGTTGGTGGTGACGCGGCCGTCCGCGGTCTTGTACCAGGACGTGCAGCCGCCCTCCCAGGCCGTGCGCGCCAGCAGCCTCCGCATGGTCGCGTCGTACTCCGCCAGCGCCTCCTCGGCCACCTCGACGTGCCCGCCGCGGGTCGCCCGCAGCCACCGCATGATGTACCGGACCTGCGACTCGATCATGTAGACCACCGAGTTGTGGCCGAGGTTCGTGGTCGGTCCGTAGAGCAGGAACATGTTCGGGAACTCCGGCACCGCCATGCCGAGGTACGCGCTGGCGCCTTCCCGCCAGCGGTCGTGGAGCCGCGCGCCGCCACGCCCGACGATGTCGATCGGCGCCAGGAACTCCGTGGCCCGGAACCCGGTGCCGTAGATGAGCACCGATACGTCCCGCTCACGGCCGTCCGCGGTACGCACCCCGCCAGAGGTCACCTCTGTGACCGCCTCAGTGACGACCTCCACGTTGTCCCGCGCGAGCGCCGGATACCAGTCGTCCGAGATCAGGATCCGTTTGCAGCCGATCGGGAAGTCCGGCGTGAGCTTAGAACGCAGCTCAGCGTCGTCCGGGATCTGCTTGTGCATATGGCGCGTGGAGAACCTCTGCACGCAGCGCCCTAGAGAGCTCCCCGCTATAGCGGAGTACAGCAGAGCCTCTCCCACGACCGCGTACATGAACCCGCGCATCGCCAAACGCAGACCCGGCACCCTTCGGAACGCCCAGCGCGCCGCCGCCCCGAAGGCGTAGTCGTACTTGGGGATCACCCAGTTAGGGGACCGCTGGAACACATAGAGGCGGCGCGCATAGGAGGCGATCTCAGGGACGAACTGCACGGCCGACGGACCGGTCCCGATGACGGCCACGTCCCGGCCGGCGAACGCCTCCGGCGGCCAGGCCGGATCCCACCGCGCCGAGTGGAACGCCGCCCCCTGGAACCCCTCGCGTCCCGGCACAGAGGGGTACCGCGGTCTGTTGAGCTGGCCCACGCCGCACACCAGGACCCGGGCCGTGTAGTCGGACCCCGAGGCGTCCCGGAGCCGCCACAGACCCTCCTGCGGCTCCCACCGCGCGGAGACGATCTCGGTGTCGAGCTGAAGATGTGGTCCGAGTTTCCAACGCCTCACACAGCCACGCAGGTAGTCGAGGATCTCCCGCTGCTTGGGATAGGCACGGGTCCATCCGGAGTAGCGCGCGAACGAGTACGAGTACAGGTGCGACGGGACGTCGCAGCCGCAGCCCGGATACACGTTGTCCCGCCAGACCCCGCCGACGTCCGACCCCTTCTCGAACACGACGAAATCCCGCACGCCGTCGCGCTTCAACTGGATCGCCATACACAGTCCGGAAAACCCGGCACCGATGATTGCCACTCGATGTGCAACCTGATGCCTACTCCCGGTCGTCATGTAGTGAGTAGACCGCCATACCGACGCCGCGTCGACATGGCGGCTCGTGCCGTACTCCGATACTCGGCCAGCAAAGCGGAACAGATCCGGACAGAAGCGGACAGGATCCGGTCACACCGGGTATTCGCGAGGAAACTCTGAAGATCTTTGCCGAAAAACTCTCCGGAACCCCTCGCCAAGCGTTGTTGAACGGAGAATAATCCTGCAACGAGACCTCATCGTCCCCCCGTGCGATGGGGTCTCCCATCCCGAGGCCTCACCGTCCCCCCGTGCGGTGAGGCCTCGGACCTTTTCCGGGTTCGGGTCGACCCCCGCGGAACCTGTGCGCGTCCCCGCCGGAACCCGTGTGCACCCCCCTTAACGTCACCTCGACGAGAACGGGGTAGCCTGTTCCCATGACCACCAGCTCCGTCCCGACCTCGCGGCTGCGCATCACGCTGGCGCAGCTCAACACCTCCGTCGGCGACATCGCCGGCAACTGCGACAAGATCGTGGAGTGGACCGGCCGGGCAGCCGCCGCCGGCGCCGACATCGTCGCCTTCCCCGAGATGGCCGTGGTCGGCTACCAGGTCGACGACCTGGCGCTGCGGTCCTCGTTCGTCACCGCCTCGCAGGCCGCGCTGAACGCGCTGGCCGGCCGGCTGGCCGAGGCCGGGCACGGCGACGTGGTCGCGGTCGTCGGCTACCTGGACGGCAGCGACCAGGTCGAGCGCCGCACCGGCCGCCCGGCCGGCTCCCCGCAGGACGCGATGGCCGTGCTCCACCAGGGCCGGGTGATCGCCCGCTCGACCAAGCACCACCTGCCGAACTACGGCGTCTTCGACGAGTTCCGCTACTTCGTGCCCGGCGACACCCTGCCGGTGGTGCGGGTGCGCGGGGTGGACGTGGCCATCGTGATCTGCGAGGACCTGTGGCAGGACGGCGGCCCGGTCAGCGCCGCGCGCGACGCCGGCGCCGGGTTCCTGCTGTCGATCAACGCCTCGCCGTACGAGCTGAACAAGGACGACGCGCGCCTGGAGCTGGTCCGGCGCCGGGCCGCCGAGGCCGGCTGCGCGCTGGCCTACGTCAACCAGGTCGGCGGCCAGGACGAGCTGGTCTTCGACGGCGACTCGGTGGTGGTGGACTCCGGCGGCGCGATCGTGGCCCGCGCCGGCCAGTTCACCGAGGAGATGCTGACCTTCGACCTGGACCTGCCGACCGCCGAGGGCCTGCCGCCGACCGCCCCGGTCGCCGACGGGATGACCGTGGACCACGTCCTGGTCTCCGCCGAGCCGGCGCCGGCCCGCGAACCGATCGCGGCCCCGGTCAGCGAGCGACTGTCGGACGAGGCCGAGATCTGGGGCGCGCTGGTCCTGGGGCTGCGCGACTACGTCCGCAAGAACGGCTTCCGCTCGGTGGTGATCGCGCTGTCCGGCGGCATCGACTCGGCGCTGAGCACGGCCATCGCCTGCGACGCCATCGGCGCGGAGAACGTGTACTGCTACGCGATGCCCTCGAAGTACTCCTCGGAGCACTCCAAGGGCGACGCCGCCGAGATGGCCCGGCGCACCGGCGTGCACTTCGGCACGGTGCCGATCGAGCCGATGGTCAAGGCCTTCCTGGCCACTGTCGGCGAGGCGGTGACCCCGCTGACCGGCCTGGCCGAGGAGAACCTGCAGGCCCGGGTCCGCGGCACCACGCTGATGGCGCTGTCCAACCAGCA encodes:
- a CDS encoding flavin-containing monooxygenase; translation: MTTGSRHQVAHRVAIIGAGFSGLCMAIQLKRDGVRDFVVFEKGSDVGGVWRDNVYPGCGCDVPSHLYSYSFARYSGWTRAYPKQREILDYLRGCVRRWKLGPHLQLDTEIVSARWEPQEGLWRLRDASGSDYTARVLVCGVGQLNRPRYPSVPGREGFQGAAFHSARWDPAWPPEAFAGRDVAVIGTGPSAVQFVPEIASYARRLYVFQRSPNWVIPKYDYAFGAAARWAFRRVPGLRLAMRGFMYAVVGEALLYSAIAGSSLGRCVQRFSTRHMHKQIPDDAELRSKLTPDFPIGCKRILISDDWYPALARDNVEVVTEAVTEVTSGGVRTADGRERDVSVLIYGTGFRATEFLAPIDIVGRGGARLHDRWREGASAYLGMAVPEFPNMFLLYGPTTNLGHNSVVYMIESQVRYIMRWLRATRGGHVEVAEEALAEYDATMRRLLARTAWEGGCTSWYKTADGRVTTNWPLRSFRYRMATNRPRARDFLAP
- a CDS encoding NAD+ synthase, yielding MTTSSVPTSRLRITLAQLNTSVGDIAGNCDKIVEWTGRAAAAGADIVAFPEMAVVGYQVDDLALRSSFVTASQAALNALAGRLAEAGHGDVVAVVGYLDGSDQVERRTGRPAGSPQDAMAVLHQGRVIARSTKHHLPNYGVFDEFRYFVPGDTLPVVRVRGVDVAIVICEDLWQDGGPVSAARDAGAGFLLSINASPYELNKDDARLELVRRRAAEAGCALAYVNQVGGQDELVFDGDSVVVDSGGAIVARAGQFTEEMLTFDLDLPTAEGLPPTAPVADGMTVDHVLVSAEPAPAREPIAAPVSERLSDEAEIWGALVLGLRDYVRKNGFRSVVIALSGGIDSALSTAIACDAIGAENVYCYAMPSKYSSEHSKGDAAEMARRTGVHFGTVPIEPMVKAFLATVGEAVTPLTGLAEENLQARVRGTTLMALSNQHGHLVLANGNKSELAVGYSTLYGDAVGGYAPLKDLFKVRVWELARWRNKAAAERGEVPPIPENSIEKPPSAELRPGQLDTDSLPDYPVLDRMLDLYVEQDQGRDALVAAGFDEALVDKTLRLVDLAEYKRRQYPPGTKITSKAFGRDRRLPITNAWRERSLRN